The Armatimonadota bacterium genomic sequence CCCTCCGTGCCGCGTGATGCCGGCCCACAGGCCGCCCCGCTAGAGCTACGGCATCCAGGCCCGGGCGTCCTGCTGTGGGAGGAACCCTCCTCTCCCGCGGATTGACCCGGGTCTCCCCAGGGCCGAGAATGGGCTGGAGGGAGCCCGGTGGGTCTGCTCTCCCGAACCGAGCTCGCGCGGCGCATTGACCATACGCTGCTGAGGCCCGACGCCACGCCCGCGGACGTGGAGCGCGTGTGTCGGGAAGCCCTTGAGTGGCGCTTCGCCGCGGTGGTGGTCAACCCCCTCTACCTCCCGCAGGTGGCCCGGTTCCTTGCGGGATCGCCCATCGCTCCGTGTGCGGTGATCGATTTCCCCCTGGGCGCTGGGACGCGGGAGGATCGGCGAACCCAGGCGGAGCATGCGCTGGCCGCGGGGGCACGGGAGCTCGACGTGGTCCAGCCCGTGGGCCTCCTCAAGGCTGGACTGGACGACCTGGTCCTGGAGCAGCTGGGCGCGGTGGTGGAGCCCGCACGACGGGCAGGCGCCCTGGTGAAGGTGATCCTGGAGACTGCCCTCCTGACCCCTGAGGAGACCGTCCGCTCCTGCCGCTTGGCGGTGGAAGTGGGCGCACACTTCGTCAAGACCTCCACGGGGTTTGGCGTACCCGGTGCCACGGAGGAGGTAGTTTCCCGCATCCGGGCCGCGGTAGGACCCCGGATAGGTGTCAAAGCCGCGGGAGGCATCCGCGACTACGCCAGCGCCTGCCGGATGCTCGTAGCGGGTGCAGACCGCATCGGGACCAGCCGCGGGGTGGAGGTGGTGCGGGGGGCGCCGGAGCCGTAGGCCGGTGCACCCTGAGATAGACTCCTCCGGACCTGCCCCAGTCCCCTCCCTTGCCAGGTGCGGATCCGGATCTAGAATGGTGGAAGTGCCGGTTGCCGACGGGGGCGTGCGAGCGCAACGCGGAGGGGGTTTCGGGCAAGGCCATCGGGACTGTTGCGACCTTCGCAGGTTTCTTTGGAGCTTGAGGTGGATCCATGCGTCGCCTACTCGTGGACAGCGATGGAACGGCAGACGACCTTCTCGCACTGCTCATCGCGGCCCGGATTCCCGAGGTGGACGTGGTGGCGATCACCGCGGTGGGGGGCGCGGTTCGGGTGTCCCAGGCCGCGGAGAACCTGCTCTACGGCTCCGAGCTCGCAGGGCTCCATCGGACCGCGGTCTACTCCGGATGCGAGGGGCCGCTTGTCCGACCGCCCACGCCCTTTGAAGCCATGTACGGCCGTACAGGACTGGGAACCTTTACTCCCCCGAAACCGAAGGGAAGACCGGAAGGCCCCCACGCGGTGGACGCCATCCTGTCCCTGGCACGACACTACCGGCGCGACCTCCACGTGGTGTGCCTGGGACCCCTCACCAACCTGGCGGCCGCCCTCATTCAGTCCCCTCGACTGGGAGACGCTCTTGGTCAGGTGTACGTATACGGAGGAGCCCTCCAGGACGGGAACATCACCCCCGCGGCCGAGTACAACTTCTACGCGGACCCAGAAGCCGCGGCCCTGGTGCTTCGGAGTGGCCTGCCCCTGACCCTGGTCCCCTGGGACACCGCCCGGGCGGCGCTCGCCATGCGGCCCCAGGACATCCACCGCATCCGGGCGAGCGGTACCCGGGAAGGTAGGTTCTTCCTGGAGGCCACCCGTTCCATGGCGGAGTATTGCCGGCGTACCCTGCGCCTGCCGGGGTCCGTGCTGGGGGCGGTGGTGGCCATGGTCGTGGCCGTGGATCCCGCGGTGGTTCGAGAGGAGGTTCAGATCCGGGTGGATGTGGAAGCGCGGGGGGAGCTTACCCGGGGAGCCTTGGTCTCCGATCCCGCGGGCCTGAGCCGCCAACCGGCCAACGTGCGTCTGGTGCGCGCCTGCGATGGGGATCGAATCCGGGAGCATCTCTTCTCGGCCATGGGGGCTCCGCCTGTTCCAGAGGCCGGGGAGGAACTCCCTGCGGAGGCGGTGGAGCCTTCTTCGGAACCCTCCACGGACTCCTCACCCGCGTGAGGCGGAGGAAGCAGAGGGGCGTACGGATGGCATGGGTGTCCAGCATCCTACTGCTCACCCTCGGTTTGAGTACCGCGGCCGTGGCGAATCGGTTTCGGATGGACGCGCGCCTCGTAGTAGGGTTTGGGATCGGCGCAGGACTATTCCTGGTGCTCTCCGGAGCGAGCAGGGGTGTGACCTTCTTGGCCTCCGTGGTGTGGAGAGGTCCGGATGCCCTGGCCTCCTGGGTTTTCGTGGTCCTGAATGGTCTGCTCGCCCAGCTCTTCCAAACCACCGCGGCCCTGGTTCTCGGCGGCAGCAGGTCGGGAGGGGGAGCACTTCAGCTCGCGGAGCTGGGACTTCCCGACGGGCTGGAGGTGAGGCCTGCCGTCCTCGCTTCCCTCGGCCGGCTGGTGGCCGGAAGCGCGGTTACAGGACTCGGAGTGGGTCTGGTCGCGGAGGGACGGTGGGCCGGGGGTGTGGCGCTGATCACGGGAGGCCGTGTGGCCCTGGACCTGGGTCCCCATCTCCTGCAGGGGCCCGACCGGATCGCGGGGATTACCTGGCTCTGGGCGGTGGTGCTGACTGGATGGCTCGTGGTGCGGATCCGTTCCGGCCCCCCGCGCGGGCCCCGTTGAGGCGAGAGGGATGCGGTCGAAGCAGTGGCCTCCACGCTGGCTCCGGGTCCCCGCGGGGACCCGGGACGTGCTGCCGGAGGAGGCAGAAGCCCTCCGCCAGTTGGAGCACCGGTTGCTGGAGCTCTTCCAGCGGTGGGGATATCGTGAGGTGCGGACGCCTGTGCTGGAGTTCCTGAGCACCGTGGAGCGGGGAGTGGGGGTGGAGGGACCAAACACCTTGTTCGTGCTGGTGGATCGTACGGGGGAGCTGCTGGCCCTCCGGCCGGAGATGACCGTCCCCATCGCGCGCCTGGTGGCCACCCACGGGCAGGAGCGGGCCCGCCTCTCGTACGTGGCAGAGGTGTTCCGGGTACGGGACATCTCCCGCGGGGAAGAGCGGGAGTTCGTGCAGGCGGGGGTAGAGCGGATCGGGGATCGGGGCCCAGACGCGGACGCGGAGGTGGTCGCCCTGGCGGTGTGGGCCCTACGGAAAGCGGGGATCGAGGGGTTCCGGATCGGGTTGGGTCACGCGGGATTCCTGCGGGGGCTGCTGGAGGCCGTGGGGCTGGATGCGGAGGACCAGCACGCGGCACAGCTGCTCCTATACCGCCGGGACTTCGTGACCCTCCAGGGTCTGCTGGAAGACGCACCCGCAGCCGTCCGGGAGGCCATCCTGCACCTTCCGTCCTGGCGGGGGCCGGATGCCCTGGACCGCGCGGCGCGGCTGGGGATCGCTCCACAGGCCCTGGAGGAGGTGGAGCGCCTCCTGGAGGCCCTTCGGCCGTACGGCGTGGGCGAGGAGGTGGAGGTGGATTTGGGGCTTATCCGGGACTTCGAGTACTATACGGGGATCGTGTTCGAGGGGTATGTGCAGGGCTTGGGCCGGCCCGTGTTGGGTGGAGGACGCTATGACGGTCTGCTGGTGCGGTTCGGGGCGGATCGTCCCGCGGTCGGCTTCGCCCTGCACCTGAACCGACTGCTCCCTGTCCTCCCCCTATCCGTACCCTCCGCGGTGCTCTCCATCGTGTACGCTCCTCGGTTCCGGGATCTCGCGGTCCGGCTCGCGCTCGCGCTGCGGGCGGAGGGGATCCCGGTGCTCACGGATCCGTGGCCGCAGCCGAGGGTCCGCGTACCGTGTATCATGTTGGAAGATAAGGAGGCCCGCGTATGCTCCCGGCAGGGCCGGGAGCGCGTGGTGGTTCCCGAGCTCCACCTGCTGGTTCAGGAGGCCATCGAGGCGTGGAAATCCTGACCGTGGCGATTCCCTCTGGCCGGCTCTTCGAGCCGAGCCTCCGCCGGCTCGAGGCCGCAGGACTTGCCCGCTCCGTGGTCCCCGAGGACCGGAGCCTCCTGGTGACCTGGCCGGAGCTGCGGACCCGGATCCTGGTGGCGAAGCCCGTGGACCTGGTGACCTACGTGGAACGGGGGGCCGCGGACTGCGGCATCGTGGGGAAGGACATCCTGCTGGAGCAGGACCACGAGGTGTACGAACTCCTGGACCTGGGCTTCGGCCGGTGCCGGGGCGTGGTGGCCTTCCCCCCTGCGCTTCTCCCCGAGTGGGCGCGGCCCACCCGGGTGCTGCGCATTGCCACCAAGTACCCGCACATCGCGGAGCGCTTCTTCTGGGAGCGGGGTCGAGCGGTGGACATCATCCGCCTATGGGGTTCCGTGGAGTTGGCCCCCCGGGTGGGGCTCAGTGACGGCATCCTGGATCTGGTGATGACGGGACGAACCCTACGGGCGAACGGGCTCGTGGAGGCGGAGGAGGTGTTCACCAGCACCGCCCGGCTGGTGGTGAACCGGGTGGCCCTGCGGGCCAAAGCGGACCGGATCCAGGAGCTGTTGGAACGGCTGCGGGCCGGCCAGGGCGTTTTCGTGGAGCATTCCTGATGCGGATCCTGCGCTTGTGGGAGATCCCCCCCGTGGAGCTGCGCCGCCTGGTGGGCCGGTCTCAGGATCGGGTGCTCTCCCAGGAGGTCAGCCGTACCGTCCGGGACATTCTGGAGGACGTCCGGAGCCGAGGGGACGAGGCGGTGCTGGAGGCCACCCGCCGGTTCGATGGGGTGGCGCTGACCCCTGAGCGGTTGCGGGTGGATCGCTCGGAGATCCGGGCTGCATACGAACAGGTGGAGGGAGGCGTCCGGGCCGCCCTGGAAGCCGCCATCGCCCGGGTGCGGCGCTTCAGCGAGTGGCTGCGCCCTCCTGAGGAGCAGGGGGAGGAGCTGGAGCCGGGTCTCCGAGTTGGGGTCCGCGTCACCCCGTTGGCCTCCGTGGGCGCGTACATCCCCTCTGGAAAGGGCAGCTTTCCCTCCACGGTGGTGACCATGCTCGGTCCCGCGGTGGTGGCGGGCGTGGAGGAGATCGTGCTCCTGGTGCCGCCCCGCTCGGGAGGAGCCGTGGATCCTGCAACCCTGGTGGCCGCGGATCTCCTGGGCATCGAGCGGATCTATCGGGCCAACGGGCCCGCGGGCATCGCGGCCCTGGCGGTGGGAACCGCCACCTTTCCCCGGGTGGAGGCGGTGATAGGACCGGGGAATCCGTACGTGGTGGCCATGCAGATGCTGGTGCAGATCCTGGGCGTGCGGATGCTGGCGCTGTTGGGCCCCACGGAGATCGTGGTGCTGGCGGACCACGAGGCAGACCCCCACCTGGTGGCCCTGGACCTCCTCAACGAGGCGGAGCACGGAAGTGACTCCGCCGCCCTCCTCGTCACCCCCTCTGAAGCCCTTGCCTGGGAGGTCCACGCACGCCTGCAGGCCCTCGTAGAACGTCTCCCCGAGCCCCGCCGTACCTATGCCCGGGACGCCCTCTCGGAACTCGGCGGGATCCTCCTCACCCGGGATCTGGAGGAGGCGGTGGCGTTCGTGAACCTGTATGCGCCGGAGCACTTGGTGGTCCATGCCCGGGAGGCGTGGGACTTGGTGCGCGGGGTGCGGCATGCGGGGGAGATTCTCCTTGGGCCGCACACCCCGCCGAGCGCCGCCAATTACGCCATCGGAGTTCCCGCGGCCCTGCCCACGGGGGGAGCTGCTCGGTTCACCTCCGCGGTCACCGTATGGACGTACCTGAAGATCACCTCCATGGCCCAGCTGAGCGGAGAGGCTCTGGTACGGCTGCGGCCGGTGGTGGAACGACTGGGGCACTACGAGGGGTTTCCCGCGCACGTCATGAGCGTGCGGGAACGGGGAGGTCTTGGGCCGTGAGGGAAGTTCGAGCCCGTCCCGAGATCCAGGCCCTCCCCGAGTACCGGCTTCGGGGACAGCAGGGGGAGGTGAAGCTCAACCAGAACGAGCTGCCCTACGACCTTCCCGAGGAGATCAAACGGGAGGTGGTGGAAGCCCTGCTCGAGCGGCCGTGGAACCGCTATCCCCCCATGCGGGCGGAGCGGCTGCAGGCGCTCCTCGCGGCCATGAGCGGCCTCCGGGAGGAGCAGATCGTTCTCGCGAACGGCTCCAACGAGGCCATCTTGGGCTTGCTCCAGGCCTTTGCCACGTCCGGCGTGGTGGTGCTACCGCAGCCGGGCTACTCCATGGCCCGCCCCCTCGCGGTGGTGGCGGGAGCAGAGGTGCGGGAGATCCCGCTTCGACCGGACCTCACCCTGGACCCCGAGGCGGTGGTCGCGGCCGCCCGGGACGCCCACATGGTCTTCCTCGCATCCCCCAATAATCCCACGGGACGGGCCGTTCCCCGGGAGGGGATCGCCTGGATCGCGGCCCGTACGGAGGCCCTGGTGGTGGTGGACGAGGCCTACTGGGGCTTCTTTCCGGATCACGCCCGCAGCCTGGTGGGGACGCCCGAGTACGAGCGGCACACCGCGGTGGGGTTGCTGGGGGAGTTCCCCAACCTAGCGGTGGTGCGCACGGCCTCGAAGGCCTTTGGCCTCGCGGGTGCCCGGGTGGGATGGGTCATGGGGGGCCGAGAGCTCAGCGCCATCCTCCTCCGGACCCTTCCGCCGTACAACCTGGACGTGTTTGCGCAGCTGGCGGTGGAAGCGGTGATCAGGCGTCCCGAGCTCGTCCGCTCCCGCATCGCGCGGGTCGTGGCGGAGCGAGAACGGGTGTTCACAGAGCTCCAGGCCATGGGGGTACGGGTCTATCCCAGCGACGCCAACTTCCTCCTGTTCCGGTGCAGGGACGCCTCCGCGGTCTTCGAGTACCTGGCCGCGCAGGGAATCCTGGTCCGGGACGTTTCCCATTACCCGCAGCTGGAGGGGTGTCTCCGCGTCACCATCGGGACACCAGAGGAGAACGATCGGTTCCTGCACGCCCTCCGGAGATGCACGGGGGTGGCGGGATGAGGGAGGCGGAGGCGGCACGGATCACCACAGAGACTCGGGTGCGGGTCCACCTCCGGCTCGACGGGGTCGGAGAGCACCGGATCCACACGAACGTGCCCTTCCTGGACCACCTCCTCGCCCAGTGGGCGCGGCACGGCAGGTTCGACCTGGCGGTGGAGGCGGCCGGGGACCTGGAGGTGGATGCGCACCACACGGTGGAGGACGTAGGAATTGTGCTCGGGGATGCCTTCCGTCAGGCCCTGGGAGAAGGGACGGGGATCGCCCGGTTCAGCAGCCTCCACGCGGCCATGGACGAGGCCCTGGTGCTGTGCGCGGTGGACGTCAGCGGGCGCAGCTACCTCCACTACGACGTGCGGTTCCCGGTTCCGTACGTGGGGCGCTTCTCTACCGAGCTCGTGGAGGAGTTCTGGAGGGCATTCGTCTCGCATGCCCGCATCACCCTGCACCTCGTGCTCCTGCACGGCCACAACGCGCACCACATCGCGGAGGCCCTGTTCAAGGGGTGCGGGGTGGTGCTCGGGCAGGCGGTACGGGTGGTGGGAGGAGGCATCCCCTCCACCAAGGGGGTTCTGTAGTGCGGGTCGCGGTGGTGGACTACGGCGCGGGGAACCTGCGGAGCGTCCTGCGGGCCCTGGAGTACGTGGGCTTTCGAACCCGCTTGGTGGCCCGTCCGGAGGAGTTGGAGGGGGAAGAGGGGATCGTCCTCCCGGGAGTGGGGGCCTTCGGCCCCGCGATGCACCGTTTGCGGGAAGCGGGGTTTGTGGATGCGCTGCGCGTGGCGGTGGAAAGGAATCGGTGGCTGGTGGGCCTGTGCCTGGGGATGCAGCTCCTGTTCGAGGAAAGCGAGGAGGAAGGTCGGCACGAGGGGCTGGGACTCCTACAGGGCCGTGTGGTGCGGCTGCCGGCAGGGCTGAAGGTCCCGCACATGGGGTGGAACACCCTGGAGTTCGCGCGGCCCTCCCCTGTTACGGCCGCCATTCGACCCGGAAGCCACGTGTACTTCGTGCACTCCTACTACGCCCTCGCGGAGGCCTCACAGGTGGTGGCCTGGACCGAATACGGCGTCCGGATCCCGGCCATCGTCGCCTTCGGCCGCGTGGTGGGGTTTCAGTTCCATCCGGAGAAGAGTGGCCAGGTGGGGCTTGCCCTGCTGAGAGGCCTGCGGGAAGCAGTCCGCGCATGATGGTCCTGCCCGCCGTGGATCTCCTGGAGGGCCGCGTGGTGCGGCTGCGACAGGGGAACTACGGACAGGCCACGGTGTACGGAGAGGATCCCGTGGAGATCGCCCGACGGTGGCGGGCCGAGGGGGCAGAGTGGCTCCACGTGGTGGACCTGGACGGAGCTCGGTGGGGGAGGCCCCGGCACCTGGCGGTGGTGGCCCGCATGGTGGCGGAAGGCGTGCAGGTGCAGCTGGGGGGCGGACTGCGGCGAGAGGAGGATCTCGCTCGGGCCTTTGAGGCGGGTGTGGCCCGGGCGGTGTTGGGCACCGCGGCCCTGCGGGACCTCCGCTGGCTAGAACGGATGACGGCCCGGTTCGGGGACCGGATCGCGGTGGCCCTGGATGTGCGGGGGGGGAGGGTGGTGGTGGGGGGCTGGCAG encodes the following:
- the hisC gene encoding histidinol-phosphate transaminase; the encoded protein is MREVRARPEIQALPEYRLRGQQGEVKLNQNELPYDLPEEIKREVVEALLERPWNRYPPMRAERLQALLAAMSGLREEQIVLANGSNEAILGLLQAFATSGVVVLPQPGYSMARPLAVVAGAEVREIPLRPDLTLDPEAVVAAARDAHMVFLASPNNPTGRAVPREGIAWIAARTEALVVVDEAYWGFFPDHARSLVGTPEYERHTAVGLLGEFPNLAVVRTASKAFGLAGARVGWVMGGRELSAILLRTLPPYNLDVFAQLAVEAVIRRPELVRSRIARVVAERERVFTELQAMGVRVYPSDANFLLFRCRDASAVFEYLAAQGILVRDVSHYPQLEGCLRVTIGTPEENDRFLHALRRCTGVAG
- the hisD gene encoding histidinol dehydrogenase gives rise to the protein MRILRLWEIPPVELRRLVGRSQDRVLSQEVSRTVRDILEDVRSRGDEAVLEATRRFDGVALTPERLRVDRSEIRAAYEQVEGGVRAALEAAIARVRRFSEWLRPPEEQGEELEPGLRVGVRVTPLASVGAYIPSGKGSFPSTVVTMLGPAVVAGVEEIVLLVPPRSGGAVDPATLVAADLLGIERIYRANGPAGIAALAVGTATFPRVEAVIGPGNPYVVAMQMLVQILGVRMLALLGPTEIVVLADHEADPHLVALDLLNEAEHGSDSAALLVTPSEALAWEVHARLQALVERLPEPRRTYARDALSELGGILLTRDLEEAVAFVNLYAPEHLVVHAREAWDLVRGVRHAGEILLGPHTPPSAANYAIGVPAALPTGGAARFTSAVTVWTYLKITSMAQLSGEALVRLRPVVERLGHYEGFPAHVMSVRERGGLGP
- a CDS encoding nucleoside hydrolase, whose product is MRRLLVDSDGTADDLLALLIAARIPEVDVVAITAVGGAVRVSQAAENLLYGSELAGLHRTAVYSGCEGPLVRPPTPFEAMYGRTGLGTFTPPKPKGRPEGPHAVDAILSLARHYRRDLHVVCLGPLTNLAAALIQSPRLGDALGQVYVYGGALQDGNITPAAEYNFYADPEAAALVLRSGLPLTLVPWDTARAALAMRPQDIHRIRASGTREGRFFLEATRSMAEYCRRTLRLPGSVLGAVVAMVVAVDPAVVREEVQIRVDVEARGELTRGALVSDPAGLSRQPANVRLVRACDGDRIREHLFSAMGAPPVPEAGEELPAEAVEPSSEPSTDSSPA
- the hisB gene encoding imidazoleglycerol-phosphate dehydratase HisB, whose product is MREAEAARITTETRVRVHLRLDGVGEHRIHTNVPFLDHLLAQWARHGRFDLAVEAAGDLEVDAHHTVEDVGIVLGDAFRQALGEGTGIARFSSLHAAMDEALVLCAVDVSGRSYLHYDVRFPVPYVGRFSTELVEEFWRAFVSHARITLHLVLLHGHNAHHIAEALFKGCGVVLGQAVRVVGGGIPSTKGVL
- the hisH gene encoding imidazole glycerol phosphate synthase subunit HisH, whose protein sequence is MRVAVVDYGAGNLRSVLRALEYVGFRTRLVARPEELEGEEGIVLPGVGAFGPAMHRLREAGFVDALRVAVERNRWLVGLCLGMQLLFEESEEEGRHEGLGLLQGRVVRLPAGLKVPHMGWNTLEFARPSPVTAAIRPGSHVYFVHSYYALAEASQVVAWTEYGVRIPAIVAFGRVVGFQFHPEKSGQVGLALLRGLREAVRA
- the deoC gene encoding deoxyribose-phosphate aldolase; the encoded protein is MGLLSRTELARRIDHTLLRPDATPADVERVCREALEWRFAAVVVNPLYLPQVARFLAGSPIAPCAVIDFPLGAGTREDRRTQAEHALAAGARELDVVQPVGLLKAGLDDLVLEQLGAVVEPARRAGALVKVILETALLTPEETVRSCRLAVEVGAHFVKTSTGFGVPGATEEVVSRIRAAVGPRIGVKAAGGIRDYASACRMLVAGADRIGTSRGVEVVRGAPEP
- the hisA gene encoding 1-(5-phosphoribosyl)-5-[(5-phosphoribosylamino)methylideneamino]imidazole-4-carboxamide isomerase, which produces MMVLPAVDLLEGRVVRLRQGNYGQATVYGEDPVEIARRWRAEGAEWLHVVDLDGARWGRPRHLAVVARMVAEGVQVQLGGGLRREEDLARAFEAGVARAVLGTAALRDLRWLERMTARFGDRIAVALDVRGGRVVVGGWQEEVPLSFERAALRCLEAGVRRLVVTDVQADGMLGGPNLDLFRRAVALEVPVLASGGIRNPEDLRALRRLGVEGAIVGRALYEGTLSVSEALQVARE
- the hisZ gene encoding ATP phosphoribosyltransferase regulatory subunit gives rise to the protein MRSKQWPPRWLRVPAGTRDVLPEEAEALRQLEHRLLELFQRWGYREVRTPVLEFLSTVERGVGVEGPNTLFVLVDRTGELLALRPEMTVPIARLVATHGQERARLSYVAEVFRVRDISRGEEREFVQAGVERIGDRGPDADAEVVALAVWALRKAGIEGFRIGLGHAGFLRGLLEAVGLDAEDQHAAQLLLYRRDFVTLQGLLEDAPAAVREAILHLPSWRGPDALDRAARLGIAPQALEEVERLLEALRPYGVGEEVEVDLGLIRDFEYYTGIVFEGYVQGLGRPVLGGGRYDGLLVRFGADRPAVGFALHLNRLLPVLPLSVPSAVLSIVYAPRFRDLAVRLALALRAEGIPVLTDPWPQPRVRVPCIMLEDKEARVCSRQGRERVVVPELHLLVQEAIEAWKS
- the hisG gene encoding ATP phosphoribosyltransferase: MEILTVAIPSGRLFEPSLRRLEAAGLARSVVPEDRSLLVTWPELRTRILVAKPVDLVTYVERGAADCGIVGKDILLEQDHEVYELLDLGFGRCRGVVAFPPALLPEWARPTRVLRIATKYPHIAERFFWERGRAVDIIRLWGSVELAPRVGLSDGILDLVMTGRTLRANGLVEAEEVFTSTARLVVNRVALRAKADRIQELLERLRAGQGVFVEHS